A region of the Numenius arquata chromosome 2, bNumArq3.hap1.1, whole genome shotgun sequence genome:
TGTTGTCAGTGTGCTTAACTCTGACTTGGCTTGTCTGTGGCCTGTTTCAGCGCGAGGAAGCAGCGTGCTTAACTCTGACTTGGCTTGTCTGTGGCCTGTTTCAGCGCGAGGAAGCAGCCTATGAGGAGCGGCGGTACCCAGCTGGGAAGTGGGCGTGTGTCACCAAGGGGGAGCCCATGTATGAGCAGAGCATCTCCATGAGCTTCATGAAGCTCATGCGCTACATCTGCAAGGAGAACTCTGTAGGTgtgtgcaggcaggggctggagggggctggcaggCTGCACAGAGGGACGGCCCTGCCACTGTTTGTTCGGAGTGGGGACAAGGGCTGCCACTCCTGAGCCAGCTGTTTCACTGTGCCCGTTGCTTTCCTACCTCCCTTCCAGGTTGCTACCTGGGCATGACAGTCCCAGTGCTCAACGAAATCCACCTGACCAAGGAGGGGACTGAGCTGGAGCGTGAGGTCGTAACCGCCTATTATCTACCGGGAGAGTTCCAGCAAAATCCTCCTGTTCCCACGGACCCCGAAATCCACATCACCGAGAGGGCACCACTCCGGGTTATAACCAGGTGACCCCAGCACCAGAGGTGTTTTTTCAGCTCAGAGGAGGTGTATGAACTCCCCGCACGGCTGCTGTGGTTCCTTGGGCAGAGGGGTGGGAGCCCTGGCTGTGGGAAGGGGGAACGTGCTGCGTCTGCTGCTTACGTTGCTCCCTTTGCTGCAGGGTTTTCTATGGGATGACCACTGAGGAGACGATTCTGCGAGAGATCAGTCTCTTCTGGGAGCTCTTGGGTTCCACAGACACTGTGCTCCGGGAAACCTACATCGTGGCTGTTTATGAAAACCCCAGCATCCCTCAGCGCCGCAATGAGATCTGGTTCATCTGCCGAGCAGAGTGAGTCCCCTCTGTGACCGCAAACCGTCCTGCGACTGGACCTGGTGTAGATGGCAGTTCTGACCCAAAGGAGACGAATGCACATCCTGACCCACCATTCACCCACAAAATGACAGACCGGGAGACTGCGGGGTGGGTTTGCGCTCTGCCCGGCGAGGGCCCGGCCAGGGGAAAACCTGACTGGTCTGCACTTCACCTACCTCCGCAGGGGCCAGCTGAGGCTGGAGCTGGCACCGGCACCGGGGAGAGCCTCTGCAGCAGGCTCCTGGTGGGAAGCACGTGGTGGGGGCTCATGTAAGGCAGTAACCGTGTGGGCTT
Encoded here:
- the LOC141479448 gene encoding heme-binding protein 1-like; the encoded protein is MARISLEDLDGLGEEAEEDGGDEEEEEEEEEERGRLFAHWEAVASTHRVSLPRDMAGPIVQMSRHSQARQAVPYVTLSQQEKREEAAYEERRYPAGKWACVTKGEPMYEQSISMSFMKLMRYICKENSVGCYLGMTVPVLNEIHLTKEGTELEREVVTAYYLPGEFQQNPPVPTDPEIHITERAPLRVITRVFYGMTTEETILREISLFWELLGSTDTVLRETYIVAVYENPSIPQRRNEIWFICRAE